ACTTGGTACAAATTCTAGTGTGGGTGAATattttctgtctcctttttccctgcagttccAACGACAGCGTGACTCTTCATGTGTGCTACCCCAGCGTACTGCGCTTCCACTGCTCTATTTTTAGCAGCACAGAAAAATGACTCACTGTTTCATAAAGGCTTTGAAATCCACTGAGCTGGGAGTTATATGTGTCTGATTTCACCATATAGGAAGGTGGCTTTTGTCTGGTTCAGAAAATTTTAGATTTTAGGCCTTttggagagcagctccagctgcaatGCTAGCATCCCGCAGTAAACGGCTTAATGAAAGTTGCTAGTTTATGCCAAGGGAATAGCAACATCCAGTTTTCAGGAACAAGGCGTTACACAATATTTACTTAAGATTATACAACAGGAAGCATACAACTTTCACACAGCTGTACGTTAGCCTCACTGTGAACGAACAAATTCAGAGTGAGTCACGAGCCATGCGAGGGGTTACGGCTAAACTCCTGTCAAAACACGTGCCCGCACTGACCGCAGGCCTGTAACCGCTCACCGAAAACCCTGCTACGACTTCATAGCTCGCAGGGCCACCACAGAGCCGGTCTGCGTGTCCCCACAGACAAACACACAGGACACAAACACCGCTCCGAACCTGTGCACCCGCCGAGCCCGGCACCGCGCCGCCGCCACGGCCTCCCCCCGCAGCGCTGCCCCGGCCGCCGTGTCCGTGCCAGGGGGAGGTACCGGGAGGCGCCGCAGGCCCCGTCCCGCCTCCATCGGCCGTCGCtcggttttgtttgtttgactCTGGGGTACAGCAggaaacaaaactaaaaccaaCATCCTGCCTCTCCCCATCCCCCCCTGGCCCGGCGCTGGCCAGGGGGCCGGTACGgcctcagctcctccctgctccaAATGGCGGACCTGGCTGCTGTAGAGACTTCCCCGACTCGTCTGGGTGCGTTCTACCTTCCCCCGCTCCTTTCCCCCCTCCTTCCCTCGCACTTCCCTTCCCGCCGTACGCTCTGAGCACAGGCGGCCCAGCGCCGGAGCGGCCGCTGCGAGCGGGGCCCGGGCTCGGTCTGGGCTCGTGGTGAGAACCGAAACCGAATGTGATTTTAAATGACGCTCTTAGAAAAATTACTGGAAATCTGCATAAATCACGTTTAGTAGTTGGGGATTTTTGATTGGTTTTgcgtttttggggtttggggtttttttgttctgttttaatTAGGAGGACTGGGACCTTAAAACAAATTAGCGTGGTAAGGAATGTGGTGATCCCCGCAGCGATTCCCTGTTTTTTCCTGAGTACGTTGCGCAAGTTCTGTTGAAGGCCGTAGGGCAGTGAGGCAATAGGGGAATTTAAAAGGTGTGGAGCATGCTCTGCGACTTTGAAAAATGCCAGATGAGCCTCCTCCAAGTGCAGCCGTTCCAGCAGCGCAGCCAAGGCAGAGCGGAGGAATCACGGAGCgcagcccgacccccccggcCAGGTCATCTCTGTTCTCCCCTTCCAGCACGGCTCTTCCGGCCGAGCTCGTCTTGGGAAGAAAGAGCGTTTCCTAAATCAGAACGACACCCACTGGAGTCATATCCTGGTTTTGTTGCTGCAAAGATGACTGTGAAAGGTTCAAGATGAAAAATGCTAGCAAGGAGTTAACTGGAGCCTTGTGCATCTTCGTGTGAAATTTTAGtgtgttatttcctgctcctttgctaaggtgttaaaaaaaaaaaaagcctaagtAGACATGCACATGAACACAAAAATTATTGAGGCAACTTTATCTCTGATGACTAagaacttttttattttgtcttatAAAAGATAGgctgatttttctctcttctttgtaTAGAATTTATATTCAGTAAGTCATCTTGTTGCAGAGCCCAGATAATCAAAAGTTAGGCTGCTGGGTGTATGGTGTGGttgcttttttctttaacttttgCATCTATAATGACTGTATCTGTTATATTTGAAAAGGGGTCATCAGATGGAAGACTGGAGCATTATGCCCTTTATCTCTTATGGCGGAGTGGATTGGCAAAGTTACAAACTGTTTTAGTTTGTACTAAAAGTTCACTTCCTGTTGCTTTTACTCATTCCCCGCACAGTACCCAATGAATGTTATCTGCACAGCTGGTTTTCCTTTATTTAGAGCACAATTCCTGTTCACTGCAGTCATACAGGAGAATGACTGACCCTTGtcattttctttggttttcccACCCCATAAAATTAGGAAGTAGCCCCCATAGTAATTTGTGATCTTGACATTTGTCCAGCAGAGAATGAGTTAATGTAGTCACTGGAAAATTCTGGATGGAAACCAATGTGTTCTGGATCAGTGGTTTGGCAATGGCCAAATGCCAGTTTTCCCGTGTTCTTGTGAACAGTTTTACATACAGGTAAGATAATTTCAAGACTGAGTAGAATCAACATTTTTTATAATGAGCATGTAATGTACCATATATAAAGGAAATTCACGAGAGAAGAGGATTCATATGTGTGTTGCAAaggcaaattattttaaagttaaTATATAAATAGTAATTCTGCATGTTTGAAATTCCAACTCGGTGGGAAATTCCCCAATAAAACACACCcttcctctgtttttttttaGCTGGTTTTAAAAGATTAGATAAAAATCAACTGGGGTAGTTAAGAAGTTTTTCTGGTATTTCCAAAAATGACCAAAAGATGTTAAATTCCAGTTTCACTTTAGAGTTAAACTATTACTTCAAGGTCTTTTGAAAGTCCCAGCTAAATGTACCTGGGAGATGCTTTCATATGAAGGTGCTTTGTGCCTCACCCTTCTTGACTGCATTATGTCATGAAAACAGTGTCATTCTATAGAGTTCTCACAAGTGTTTGATGCTAGACTAAAAATAAGTTAGCAATAAATATGCTTTTCTTCTGGTAGAAAACTTTCCAAAACACATTACGGTACATGAGGGGTTCCTCTGTTTTAGATTAATTTATCCCCCCTGCTTAATTATGGACACAATATGTGACATTTTTGATTGTAACTTCTAGAATGTGTAGCAAAAGGATGAAAATGCTGTAAAAAAATCTAATTCAGGTGCTAGAATCTTTTGGTATGTTAGGCTTTGAAGTTGCATTGGCATTTGCTTTCCACTATGGTGTAAATAAAACTCTGCAGTATAGTGATCAAATTCTGTGGAAGGAGTAAGATTTGTCTTTAGGTTTGCTCATCTGCCACTTCTCCGTATATGTAATGGAGGTCAGAGGAGGTTAGATAGAATTTCCATAGTTGGTGGCAGTGGAAATTGAGCACAGCACCCTCCTGATTTTGTTAATCACGAGGCTGGGGGTTTTTCTAAGTTTGAATTTTTGTTCCAGTTTTCAGCATGGTGGTACATGAATGTTTAGTGAAGAAAAGATGATCTATGGCTTATCTATACCTTCAGAATGAACCAATTTGCATATTTAAAGTTGGAGTATTTTCTTTGAGTGGGTTTTCAATCTTTTTGAGCATGGAGGGTGTATGTGGAAAATCCTTTTAACTCCAGATtagaataaatttaaattatgtTAATAATAAGAAAATACACACACTCTTGAATTTACAGATAATTAGTGGTTTTAAAATTACATGTTACATTGTTGCTGGGAAAAGGGCAGAGATTTTGGAAATACTTGATCTACCACTCATCAGCAAGCTGATGACTTGTTTCACTTCCTATGGAATATACAGACTCGTGGTAACGTCATTTACTCTAAAAAGAATTTACATGTCTTTCTGATTAGTATGACCTTCCAAATACTTTTAGTTTTCTAATGAACAACTGGGAGATTCCCTTGAATAAAGGAGGTCTGAGTAGTATATGTTGGAGTGTTAGTTGAAAGTTAAATGCTTCAGATAGGAGAGTTAACTGTGGACTTGTGCAGCAGATCACTGATTTATTGCCTTTTAATTCTCTCCCACAGAACTGTCCTAGAAATGCACCTAGATAAGAATGAACAGAAGAGAAGTACTGTGGTAGACACAGGCTTTGTGTCATGCTGGTTTCCAGTTTAAAAACCAGTAGGCTGGCAATTTTaaagaaacagcagcaaagtGATGACCAGGTGCCAAGTGCCAGCTTTCCTTATTCATCAGATTCAAGAAGAACTGGgtaaagaagaagaagagatgATGGTTTTCCTGTGCCGAGACCTTGCTCCTGACTTGGCCAATGCTGATCTGAAAGAGATCCTGCTGGCTTTGAATGAGAGAGAGAAACTGACTCCTGTTGGCTTATCTGAGCTGTTGTACAGAGTTAAGAGGTTTGACTTGCTGAGGAGGATCCTGAACACTGAGAAGGCAACAGTGGAAGCTCACCTTGCCAGGAGTTTCAGACTTATCCCTGATTACAGGTAATATATCTATTTCAGATTTCAAAGCTACACTGTCTTGTTCAAAAtatgtggtttggttttggtttttttcctttgtttggaGGGGTGGGAGCTGTATGGGTgagttgtttttaaaattttttaaattttgtttaatACTTCTCAGATTCAGAGAATATTTATTGAAGgtagaagaaaagcagaaaaggacaTTATATCTAGAGTTGTAGTTCAAAGAAAATATCAAGTTTAGTCCCTGAATTAAACTTCAGTAGTTTCTCACTGGTCATGGCATTAGAAGCATCTGTATTTAAGGAGTTTGTGTGTTTGTGAATATAAACAGTGATGTTTGTAGAGTTCTAGATTAGCAGCTAAAAATGACACTTTAAAAGAATATCATTGGTTacacatattttcttttctggtttgCTTTGGGGACATAGCCATGTGGTATAACTTTTCTCAAGGGACTTCTCTCTTACTTGTTTTACTCTATTAGTTTTGAGAAGCTTAAATTAAGAAATTCCAGTTATTTTCTTTGAGAGACTTCAGAAAGAAATCCATATACTCATAAGGAAGATTTTCCTGTATTAAATTCTCactataataaaaataatgtaacTAAGAGGTAAAAAAGTTAAGGATGTGTTCTGTTGTCTCATTCTCTCACTTAATCTCTGTCAAACATTAAAGAAACTTCTGTTTTCCTAACAGTAGCTATTACACTGTCAGTCTGAAAAACACAGGTGATGATTAGCAAGAGTATTTTATAATTGGATCTTGAAACAGGGTACATTTTTTACCTGTTTCTTAGTTAGAAATCCTAGATTGAGACTGGAACATCGGGAGAAGTTGAGTAGTAGGGAAAGGGAGGAATCCTGCTGCAAGCTAATGATTTAGAAATGTCTCAACTTTATTTCAGGGTACTAATGGTAGAGATAAATGAAAATCTGGAGAAAGATGAAGTGGGTTCTCTTGGTTTTCTACTCAGAGATTATGCACCTCGTATGAAAATGGCAAAAGATAAGGTATGTTTTCCTTAATTCTGGCATTCTCCTCTGCAGCAAAGAGACTTCAAGTAAAAAAATATGTAGCTAGACAGCAAAGGAAAGGAGTCAGTACTGCAAGGAGTATTGAGGCAGGAGTACACAAACATCATGAAGCAGACAAGGAGTTGTGGCTTGTGTttcattttgttgatttttaatTCAAGGAAAAAGAAGCATGGAAAACTAGTAAAAAAGTAGGAGGGAACAATGCTTGTTATAGTGTACGGTGGTTGAATGTACTTCATGGGCAGGCATTTTACAGAAGTCTTTCTTCAGTATTTCTGACCTGAAAGTTTATGTAAGAATGATCTCGAACCAATAACCATTTGAATTCTGTCTTGAATTACAAAGTCACTTTTTGTTTGTGCTCTGCTTCACTTGCAAAAGAACACATATATTGTAATTACGTCTTTATAGCTTTGcattctgaatatttttgttAAGTCCTCTGAGAAAGCAGAAATTCAGTAGAGAGGACTCAGAAACCTTGACCACTGTGCAGAGAAGACTGAAGATTTCTGTCTTCCTcctttgagggttttttccttttctgtcttcAGTCAGAGAAGGAGAGAGGTCCTGAAAATTTCCCAAAGCTTTTCTTGCCTCTTGCTTTGTGGCATGTGAGTGGCATTCACATTGGCTGGCTTTGTAgcaaaaacaaaatgcaaaactgTTTCCTCAAAAATTTAAGATTGATCTTTAAGAATATCACTTTGTAGTTTCTATTACTCCTGTAATATTATCAAGGATTCATATGTCTCTCAGATAATTTTCTTAGAAGGTGTAACATCTCTAATTGTTTATACAGCCTTTATGACCTCTCCATGGTATTTTCTGTGTTGCTTTGTTACATCTGgtggagaaaaaaatactgaTGTGTTTGGGTTTATGTTGCTATTCTAGAGTTTTCTAGCTCTTATAATTGACCTAGAGAAGCTAAATTTGGTGGCTCCTAATCAACTGgatctgatagaaaactgttTTCGAAGTATTCACAGGATAGACTTGATTAGGAAGATTCAGACGTACAAACGCAAAGGTAGGATGCTCTTTTTGCACTGGTTACTCTTGATAGCAACAATCAGATGTGCTGAAGATAAAACTATGACTTAGAAATAAGGGCATTTGCATTCTTCATAGATTTAGGTTTTCAAAACAGTTGAAATATCATGGTGTATTTGTGTTTCTGTTAAATTTGCAGCTTCAGTGTCCTCCGTTCATTGTCAGCCAGTTTATGTAAATGCTCATCCAGCCTCTCTCCCTAATTTCAATCTGATTGAGCCTCCTTATCATTCAGGGGTAAGTATGCAAGAAGTGAAACAAATCCTTTGCTTCTAAATATTGCCAGACTTTAAAAGGAGATCCATCTTTCAGAGCCTGAGGAATTAAAGATGGCTTGTGACTAAAATATTGCTTTATTTCCTTCAGTTGTTCCTGTTATTTACTGAGTTTAGGATCTGATTAAAAATCTGCCTGAGAAAGATGCCATTTAAAGGACTTCTGTGAATTTATTTCTATTAGTTGAACATATAAAATCTGTATCTTGAAAGTTTTTTTGTATTACACTTTGGAGGGTGAAGTTTTGCTTTGACTGTTCTTTGCAAAACATATTCTTCTTctttgtacctttccacctttcCAGGAAAGTAAAGCTGAAAATGATAGGTTTCTTAAGAAGAgtttttcaggggttttttttgtggtttgttttaaaCTCAGTTTAAGAAGATATCTCAGTATCTGAAAAGTCATCAAATCCTATTGCATGCAGTATTCTTTATATTTGAGTATTAGTATATATATTTGAGATATTGTATTAGTATGACCTTTCTTGAAGTCTTTAACCTTGCTAAATGTGATGATATTCATTGTCATGTGTTCAGTAAACATGCAGTTCCCTGCTGCTGTATAGGAAACAAAGTTCACATCTTCAGAGGCTTTTCCTTGCTGTTGATGGCAAGAGGAGGAACAGTTGggtgtttattttatttgtctGTGCTCTGGATAGGTTTTTTCATCTGTTATGTTGTAATTCTATTTAGCTGATAGTAATTAATCCAAAATATCATTTTACCGAGGAAGAAGTACTGCTGTGTTTTACTTTGGAACACGTTTATTAAGTCTTGAAGGAGAATAGGAAAATTATGcctttttcttaatttcagaCTCAGAATGAGAGCatgaaaaaattacaaaatggATCAAGTCTTACTCTGGGTAAGAGCATTTTATCTAAAAGAGCCAAATGATGAATTTCATTACATCAAAAGGACTGCTATTTGATAATTGTGTTCATGGCTAATCCTGTTAATAACATCAGGAGCAGAAATACTTGATATCTCTCAGAACTGAGCCTAGCCTTACTGTTTGGTCTTGTATTTGCTTTGCTTGCACTGCCACATCTTAAAGCATTCTTAAAAATTGTAAGCTTCCACTGTCAAAACTTCTTAacagaataattattttattagtaAAACCATGGATAAAATTGGCTAGCCAGCTCTGGAGCCTGTGTAGTGCAGTTCTGCCCATTAACTCTGGAGAAGGAAGGTTTTGTGTCAGTTCAGCAGTGAActgcccaccaggccagccacAAGTTGTGCATTGAATACCAGGTTCTTTCcatgaataatttcttttctctggaaacCTCAAATACCTCTCAAATAtggtgatttttaaaattagttgGGTGAATTCTTTCAGTGTAGAAGAGATTCATTGTTTCTTCTAGTCCCAAGCAATGCAGAATGAAATCCAGCTAACGTTTTAGAGGTGAATAATTTAGGGATTTTTAAACTTCAGTGGCATACATAAAAACTAAGCAGTCCCAATGGGTGAGAACTTTGCTGAAGTAGGTACATTCTTCTTTATAATTGATCTGGTGATTAAAAGAGATCACTGGCATTTGCATACTGAGATTGCTTCTGTATGTTTTAGCTGCAGCAGAACCGCTTCACTTGTCCATTGAGGAGTCAGGATCAGTGCCACATAAGGTATATTCTTATGTATATGTATGCAtgtaaataaatacaatatCCGTGAATATTTTCCttaggttttttttgtgtttcattttgATATTGAGTTGTGTTCAGACAGAACAATGGGTACATCCTCAGCCATAAACAGGTTCTGTGAATTGTTTTTGGAGAATATatttgaaatataaaatatttgctGCTACTCTGGAAGCAGCAGTGTGCAAAATACATGTATCTATGATGTGCACACAGAAATCAGACATTTGTTAGTGGAGACACTAACAAATCAAAACCTGTTTAAGTTCAGACCTCTTGGCACATGCATTAGAAATCACAGAGCTTCTTTGCATGCAGTAGATTTTGTTCTTGATTCCTTCCTCACCCCTTGCTTTCGAGGCAGAAGACAGACATGCTTTGGGGATTTATGATAAGGATGGCCAACTGCTGTTTGCACTAGTTCTCCTATAGGCCATGAACCAACCTGTAGCAAATTGATTTGCTTCAATCAGTTCTCTTCAGAGTGGAGAGGAATTGTGATAGAGTCATTATGGATGACTTAGGAATAAGGAGGTTGTTCaaataaataaggaaataaattttctgATGAACAGTGCTTGCTTGCACACCTGTGGAATACAAAAGTTCTCCACATTTATTGTGTTGGCAGTATGAAGCTTGTACAGTTTTAGTCTCTGTTTA
The nucleotide sequence above comes from Zonotrichia albicollis isolate bZonAlb1 chromosome 10, bZonAlb1.hap1, whole genome shotgun sequence. Encoded proteins:
- the CFLAR gene encoding CASP8 and FADD-like apoptosis regulator, with translation MTRCQVPAFLIHQIQEELGKEEEEMMVFLCRDLAPDLANADLKEILLALNEREKLTPVGLSELLYRVKRFDLLRRILNTEKATVEAHLARSFRLIPDYRVLMVEINENLEKDEVGSLGFLLRDYAPRMKMAKDKSFLALIIDLEKLNLVAPNQLDLIENCFRSIHRIDLIRKIQTYKRKASVSSVHCQPVYVNAHPASLPNFNLIEPPYHSGTQNESMKKLQNGSSLTLAAAEPLHLSIEESGSVPHKMSDDSYRMQSQPLGICLIIDCIGNDTDVLEETFRGLGYEVHCHRYLNMSSMNQTLLEVARWQKHKTCDSFVCILVSRGNSQSIFCTDHTFSGFPLDQIKKYFTADSCPGLLGKPKLFFIQSYVVPENEQECTCLLEVDGNADNIRAKVTIPHTADIFWSHCKVDVSTLEQSPTAPSKYLRCLAELLRNPYKRKLCILAIHMELNKKVYDGNMTTDPSQQYSLLLQHTLRKRLFFPLDCC